A single genomic interval of Nonomuraea rubra harbors:
- a CDS encoding polyprenyl synthetase family protein has protein sequence MDQLLRNPAIAAGLAKVEARIRRLSGSSALPAINAGAGRVVSAGGKRLRPAMTLATSLALGKTPDRRVITAAACVELVHAGSLVHDDLMDGATERRGARTLNAELGDGKALVIGDFMLARAGLAAITHVSRPVAEVLAATVVELAEGQFLETATLFDAARTRESALRSITGKTAALFRAGCLMAAVCAHAPAEDRARMATYGEKFGLIFQVLDDLLDLTATSEQLGKPAGNDLRQGVYSLPLLMSGLDLGELPGRGITDEQVAEVLRRVRASRMTAETIAYCRGLAADAVAALPVIHDREMAGLLYGLPSAYIDHAERLTHLTSVS, from the coding sequence ATGGATCAACTACTGCGCAACCCGGCCATCGCCGCCGGGCTGGCCAAGGTGGAAGCCAGGATCCGGCGGCTGAGCGGCTCGTCCGCGCTGCCCGCCATCAACGCGGGCGCCGGACGCGTCGTCTCGGCGGGCGGCAAGCGCCTGCGTCCGGCCATGACGCTGGCCACCTCGCTCGCCCTCGGCAAGACCCCCGACCGCCGCGTGATCACGGCCGCCGCCTGCGTCGAGCTCGTCCACGCCGGCTCGCTGGTGCACGACGACCTGATGGACGGGGCCACGGAACGCCGGGGCGCCAGGACGCTCAACGCCGAGCTGGGCGACGGCAAGGCGCTGGTGATCGGGGACTTCATGCTGGCCAGGGCCGGGCTGGCGGCGATCACGCACGTGTCGAGGCCGGTGGCGGAGGTGCTGGCGGCGACGGTGGTGGAGCTGGCGGAGGGCCAGTTCCTGGAGACCGCCACCCTGTTCGACGCGGCGCGTACGCGGGAGAGCGCCCTGAGATCCATCACCGGCAAGACGGCCGCGCTCTTCCGGGCGGGTTGCCTGATGGCGGCGGTGTGCGCGCACGCGCCGGCCGAGGACAGGGCGCGGATGGCGACGTACGGGGAGAAGTTCGGCCTGATCTTCCAGGTGCTGGACGACCTGCTGGACCTGACCGCCACCAGCGAGCAGCTCGGCAAGCCGGCGGGGAACGACCTGCGGCAGGGCGTCTACAGCCTGCCCCTGCTCATGTCGGGCCTCGACCTGGGCGAGCTGCCCGGCAGAGGCATCACCGACGAGCAGGTGGCGGAGGTGCTGCGCAGGGTGCGGGCGAGCCGCATGACGGCCGAGACGATCGCGTACTGCCGGGGCCTGGCGGCCGACGCGGTGGCCGCCCTGCCGGTGATCCACGACCGCGAGATGGCCGGCCTGCTGTACGGTCTCCCGTCGGCGTACATCGACCATGCGGAGCGCTTGACTCACCTGACTTCGGTGAGTTGA
- a CDS encoding LCP family protein: protein MTGEDRRFGLGASIALTLASALLWGVAHLAAERRKTGLALMAAYVVMLAAALTVFTAFSTHLLSLAVQPRWLIWLTVSLVAIALLWTGVIIWSFLLVRPARADTVGRFLTTTLAIALCALVLAPTVYATRLAYLSRDVVNTLFSPTNTATPVLSQDPWNGAERVNFLLLGGDSAPSRPGVRTDSMTVASVDVQTGDTVLFGLPRNLQQVQLPEGPARELFPFGFTGGGPDTPGLLNEVFQYAEDHPELVPGAEKGRRGPTLIKQTVSDILGIPVSYYAMVDMKGFAEIIDAMGGVQVTIKEPIVYGRRREGLLPAGTRKLSGEEALWYGRSRTDSDDYVRMGRQKCLLNAVAKQADPITVLNSFERLAAATKRAISTDLPQDLLPAVVDLSQKVKNAKLRSLNFVPPLINTADPDWYLIRRKVSDSLEEPASTKTAPAHSPSTTPGADTPVNLDATCA from the coding sequence ATGACGGGAGAAGATCGACGTTTCGGCCTGGGGGCGAGCATCGCGCTCACGCTGGCCTCGGCCCTGTTGTGGGGCGTCGCGCACCTGGCCGCGGAGCGCCGCAAGACCGGCCTGGCGCTCATGGCCGCCTACGTGGTGATGCTGGCCGCCGCGCTGACCGTCTTCACCGCCTTCAGCACCCACCTCCTGTCGCTGGCCGTCCAGCCCCGCTGGCTCATCTGGCTCACGGTGTCGCTGGTGGCGATTGCGCTGCTGTGGACCGGGGTGATCATCTGGTCGTTCCTGCTGGTGCGCCCCGCCCGCGCCGACACCGTCGGCCGCTTCCTGACCACCACCCTGGCCATCGCGCTGTGCGCGCTCGTCCTGGCGCCCACGGTGTACGCGACACGGCTGGCGTACCTGTCGCGGGACGTCGTCAACACCCTGTTCTCCCCCACCAACACCGCCACCCCCGTCCTGTCGCAGGACCCCTGGAACGGGGCCGAGCGGGTGAACTTCCTGCTCCTCGGCGGCGACTCGGCGCCGAGCCGGCCGGGCGTGCGCACCGACAGCATGACCGTGGCCAGCGTGGACGTGCAGACGGGCGACACCGTCCTGTTCGGCCTGCCGCGCAACCTCCAGCAGGTCCAGCTCCCCGAGGGCCCGGCCAGGGAGCTCTTCCCGTTCGGCTTCACCGGCGGCGGCCCCGACACCCCCGGCCTGCTCAACGAGGTCTTCCAGTACGCCGAGGACCACCCGGAGCTGGTGCCCGGCGCGGAGAAGGGCCGGCGCGGCCCCACCCTCATCAAGCAGACCGTCTCCGACATCCTCGGCATCCCCGTGAGCTACTACGCCATGGTCGACATGAAGGGCTTCGCGGAGATCATCGACGCGATGGGCGGCGTCCAGGTCACCATCAAGGAGCCCATCGTGTACGGCCGCCGCCGCGAGGGCCTCCTGCCCGCCGGCACCCGCAAGCTGTCCGGCGAGGAAGCCCTCTGGTACGGCCGCTCGCGCACCGACAGCGACGACTACGTGCGCATGGGACGCCAGAAATGCCTGCTCAACGCCGTGGCCAAGCAGGCGGACCCGATCACCGTGCTCAACAGCTTCGAACGCCTGGCCGCCGCCACCAAGCGCGCCATCTCCACCGACCTGCCGCAGGACCTGCTGCCCGCGGTCGTGGACCTGTCCCAGAAGGTGAAGAACGCCAAGCTGCGCAGCCTCAACTTCGTCCCGCCGCTGATCAACACCGCCGACCCGGACTGGTACCTCATCCGCCGCAAGGTCTCCGACTCCCTGGAGGAGCCCGCCTCCACCAAGACCGCCCCGGCCCACAGCCCGTCCACCACCCCTGGCGCCGACACTCCGGTCAACCTGGACGCCACCTGCGCCTGA
- a CDS encoding LysR family transcriptional regulator: MLELRRLVLICEFARKGSIAATAESLGYSPSAVSQQLAALERETGTALIDRTARSAELTDAGRRLVLHAERILSMVEEAESDLSAHAGTPAGRVVVTAFPTAAVAFAPALARSLRRHTELTLRLGQSRSGRGMREVQSGEVDIALVDDWYGGVRDSETLRVFPLLRDPLVLVVPRKHRLADPEVPVDLRELRDEPWMATPDGEPSRLAVDRLLVDVGGTRPTPWEFEGLGTILSLVAKGIGIAAVPALALAAGVRGLAVRQFPGNPVGRDVHAVARGSSVHRPSVSVTLRAIHVAARYLAADLDPVRPAERTRDSGPAGEELLRDPVRSASDVVGRSFGE; the protein is encoded by the coding sequence ATGCTCGAATTGCGGCGGTTGGTCCTGATCTGCGAGTTCGCCAGGAAGGGAAGTATCGCGGCGACGGCCGAGTCGCTCGGCTACAGCCCGTCGGCGGTCTCCCAGCAACTGGCCGCGCTCGAACGCGAGACCGGCACGGCCCTGATCGACAGGACGGCGCGCAGCGCCGAGCTGACCGACGCGGGCCGGCGGCTGGTCCTGCATGCCGAGCGCATCCTTTCGATGGTGGAGGAGGCGGAGTCCGACCTGTCCGCGCACGCGGGCACGCCCGCGGGGCGCGTCGTGGTGACCGCCTTCCCGACGGCGGCGGTGGCGTTCGCGCCGGCGCTGGCCCGCTCGCTGCGCCGCCACACCGAGCTGACGCTCCGGCTGGGCCAGAGCAGGTCGGGGCGCGGCATGCGCGAGGTGCAGTCCGGCGAGGTCGACATCGCGCTCGTGGACGACTGGTACGGCGGCGTGCGCGACAGCGAGACCCTTCGCGTCTTCCCGCTGCTGCGCGACCCCCTCGTGCTGGTGGTGCCGCGCAAGCACCGCCTGGCCGACCCGGAGGTGCCGGTCGACCTGCGCGAGCTGCGCGACGAGCCGTGGATGGCCACGCCCGACGGCGAGCCCTCGCGGCTGGCGGTGGACCGTCTGCTGGTGGACGTGGGCGGCACCCGCCCGACGCCGTGGGAGTTCGAAGGACTGGGAACCATCCTCTCGCTGGTCGCCAAGGGCATCGGCATCGCGGCCGTGCCCGCGCTCGCGCTGGCCGCCGGGGTGCGCGGCCTGGCCGTGCGGCAGTTCCCCGGCAACCCCGTCGGGCGCGACGTGCACGCCGTGGCACGCGGCTCCAGCGTGCACCGGCCGTCGGTGTCGGTGACGCTGCGGGCCATCCACGTGGCCGCGCGTTACCTGGCGGCCGATCTGGACCCCGTGCGTCCCGCCGAGCGGACCCGCGACAGCGGGCCGGCCGGCGAGGAGCTGCTGCGCGATCCGGTGCGCTCGGCGAGCGACGTGGTGGGCCGCTCCTTCGGGGAGTGA
- a CDS encoding RNA polymerase sigma factor yields MGETAWPGERLIVAAQRGDVESISALVSGSHPHVRRFARTLCATPEDAEDAAQEALIILYRKIGTLRATGALASWMFRIVRNECLRRARLSLRQPSALAGETRERSAEDEVIRRLEADRVAAAVAALPADQRNVLIMRDIQGLSGRMVAGALGLSVAAMKSRLHRARAAVHRSLESASPGGQDG; encoded by the coding sequence GTGGGTGAGACCGCCTGGCCGGGCGAGCGGCTGATCGTCGCGGCGCAGCGGGGCGACGTCGAGTCGATCTCCGCGCTGGTGTCCGGCTCGCATCCGCACGTACGCCGCTTCGCCCGCACGTTGTGCGCCACGCCCGAGGACGCGGAGGACGCCGCGCAGGAGGCACTGATCATCCTGTACCGGAAGATCGGCACGTTGCGGGCCACGGGCGCGCTGGCGTCGTGGATGTTCCGCATCGTGCGCAACGAGTGCCTGCGCCGGGCCCGCCTGTCGCTGCGGCAGCCGTCCGCTCTGGCCGGCGAGACGCGGGAGCGGTCGGCCGAGGACGAGGTCATCCGGCGGCTGGAGGCCGACAGGGTGGCGGCGGCCGTCGCCGCGCTCCCCGCCGACCAGCGGAACGTGCTGATCATGCGCGACATCCAGGGGCTGAGCGGCCGGATGGTGGCCGGGGCGCTGGGCCTCAGCGTCGCGGCCATGAAGTCGCGGCTGCACCGCGCCCGCGCGGCGGTGCACCGCTCGCTGGAGAGCGCATCCCCGGGAGGCCAGGATGGCTGA
- a CDS encoding MFS transporter, translated as MSDVETGTVTTKVPARLDRLPWSRWHWMIVIGLGTVWILDGLEVTIVGNLSAQLAKPGSGLDITQAQVAGVAAALYVAGACSGALFFGWLTDRFGRKKLFIITLVVYLVATLLTAFSFSAWWFFLFRFMTGFGIGGEYAAINSAIDELIPSRHRGRIDIIINGSYWLGAAGGALLTVPLLNDLPVNIGWRVAFGLGVVLGLAILLVRRHVPESPRWLFIHGRDREAERLVDDIEDQVGRDRLAEPEQSITIHQRKSIGFVRIAHTMVALYPKRTVLGLSLFIGQAFLYNAITFGYAQILSTFFQIDTHTGYYFAVIAIGNFLGPLLLGHLFDTVGRIPMISATYIGSGLLLLGTAWLFNQGLLTAVTLTACWSVVLFVASAGASSAYLTVSEIFPMETRAMAIAFFFAIGTAAGGIAGPLVFSSLVESGVPGDTALAFSIGAIIMIVAGLVELILGVKAERKGLEAIAAPLSTASSAS; from the coding sequence ATGAGCGACGTGGAAACCGGCACCGTCACCACCAAGGTGCCCGCGCGGCTGGACCGGCTCCCGTGGTCACGCTGGCACTGGATGATCGTCATCGGGCTCGGCACCGTCTGGATCCTCGACGGGCTCGAGGTCACCATCGTCGGGAACCTGTCGGCGCAGCTCGCCAAGCCGGGCAGCGGCCTGGACATCACCCAGGCGCAGGTCGCCGGTGTGGCCGCGGCGCTCTACGTGGCCGGAGCCTGCTCGGGGGCGCTGTTCTTCGGCTGGCTGACCGACCGGTTCGGCAGGAAGAAGCTGTTCATCATCACGCTGGTCGTGTACCTGGTGGCGACGCTGCTGACCGCGTTCTCGTTCAGCGCGTGGTGGTTCTTCCTGTTCAGGTTCATGACCGGGTTCGGGATCGGCGGCGAGTACGCCGCCATCAACTCCGCCATCGACGAGCTCATCCCGAGCCGGCACCGGGGGCGCATCGACATCATCATCAACGGCAGCTACTGGCTCGGCGCGGCGGGCGGCGCGCTGCTGACCGTGCCGCTGCTGAACGATCTGCCGGTCAACATCGGCTGGCGGGTCGCGTTCGGCCTGGGCGTGGTGCTGGGCCTGGCCATCCTCCTCGTACGGCGGCACGTGCCGGAGAGCCCGCGCTGGCTGTTCATCCACGGCAGGGACCGCGAGGCCGAGCGGCTGGTGGACGACATCGAGGACCAGGTCGGCAGGGACCGCCTGGCGGAGCCCGAGCAGTCGATCACCATTCACCAGCGCAAGTCGATCGGGTTCGTCCGGATCGCGCACACGATGGTGGCCCTCTACCCCAAGCGCACGGTGCTGGGGCTCTCGCTCTTCATCGGGCAGGCGTTCCTCTACAACGCGATCACCTTCGGGTACGCGCAGATCCTGTCCACGTTCTTCCAGATCGACACGCACACGGGCTACTACTTCGCCGTCATCGCGATCGGGAACTTCCTCGGCCCCCTGCTGCTCGGCCACCTCTTCGACACCGTGGGCAGGATCCCCATGATCTCGGCCACGTACATCGGGTCCGGGCTGCTCCTGCTGGGCACGGCCTGGCTGTTCAACCAGGGCCTGCTCACCGCGGTCACGCTGACCGCGTGCTGGTCGGTCGTGCTGTTCGTGGCCTCGGCCGGGGCCAGCTCGGCCTATCTGACGGTCAGCGAGATCTTCCCGATGGAGACCCGGGCGATGGCCATCGCGTTCTTCTTCGCGATCGGCACGGCGGCAGGCGGCATCGCGGGGCCGCTGGTGTTCTCCTCGCTGGTGGAGAGCGGGGTGCCAGGGGACACGGCGCTCGCGTTCAGCATCGGCGCGATCATCATGATCGTGGCCGGGCTGGTCGAGCTGATCCTCGGGGTCAAGGCCGAGCGCAAGGGACTGGAGGCCATCGCGGCCCCGCTCTCCACCGCGAGCAGTGCCTCATGA
- a CDS encoding flavoprotein, giving the protein MTASSGQVLYVVVSAAETAAEVGRLVTLAQAEGWVVQLVATPSALDFIDAAELERQTGRPVRTRYRKPHEPKPPRADAMIVAPATFNTINKFAQGITDTYALGVLAEAPGLGIPVVVLPFVNDALASRTPYRRSIEDLRADGVRVVLDPGDDPWARALAELGVRPSRRR; this is encoded by the coding sequence GTGACCGCATCATCCGGCCAGGTCCTCTACGTCGTCGTCAGCGCCGCGGAAACGGCGGCCGAGGTCGGCCGGCTCGTCACCCTGGCCCAGGCCGAGGGGTGGGTCGTGCAGCTCGTGGCCACCCCGTCCGCGCTGGACTTCATCGACGCGGCCGAGCTGGAACGCCAGACGGGACGGCCCGTACGCACCCGCTACCGCAAGCCGCACGAGCCGAAACCGCCCAGGGCCGACGCCATGATCGTGGCGCCCGCCACGTTCAACACGATCAACAAGTTCGCCCAGGGCATCACCGACACCTACGCCCTGGGAGTGCTGGCGGAGGCGCCCGGGCTGGGCATCCCGGTGGTCGTGCTGCCGTTCGTCAACGACGCGCTGGCCTCGCGGACGCCGTATCGCCGCAGTATCGAGGACCTGCGTGCCGACGGGGTCCGGGTGGTGCTGGACCCGGGGGACGACCCGTGGGCGCGGGCGCTGGCGGAGCTGGGCGTCAGGCCGTCCAGGCGGCGATGA
- a CDS encoding LLM class flavin-dependent oxidoreductase has translation MRIGIFVVAGLFPGQEPGRVLTNAVEWIVAAEEAGFDDAWIAEHHFMPYGVCPSPATLAAVAIGRTTRIGLGTAVSVLSTQHPVALAEQAAMLHHLSGGRFTLGVGRGGPWVDLEVFGTGLERYEHGFAESLDLLVEALSGGPVSADGEFFRFREVPMVPPARMRPVVACTSEGTVELAAARGLPMLLGLHIGDDDKAALVKRYGGGTGAGHVAAGLAYVADSTEEAVRELKAAMPAWLGPGLAGYVPVDDRPRKVRDADEYVDLLTRIHPVGSAAHCAETLLRTAENTGIEHFVLLVEGLGEHERTLANIRRFGAEVLPLLR, from the coding sequence ATGCGGATCGGGATCTTTGTCGTCGCCGGGCTGTTCCCCGGGCAGGAGCCTGGGCGGGTGCTCACGAACGCGGTCGAGTGGATCGTCGCGGCCGAGGAGGCCGGGTTCGACGACGCGTGGATCGCCGAGCACCACTTCATGCCGTACGGCGTGTGCCCGTCGCCCGCGACGCTGGCCGCGGTCGCGATAGGCAGGACCACGCGCATCGGGCTCGGCACGGCCGTGAGCGTGCTGTCCACGCAGCACCCGGTGGCGCTGGCCGAGCAGGCCGCCATGTTGCACCACCTGTCCGGCGGGCGGTTCACGCTCGGCGTCGGCAGGGGCGGGCCGTGGGTGGACCTGGAGGTGTTCGGGACCGGGCTGGAGCGGTACGAGCACGGCTTCGCCGAATCGCTCGACCTGCTGGTCGAGGCCCTGTCGGGCGGGCCCGTGTCGGCCGACGGGGAGTTCTTCCGCTTCCGGGAGGTGCCGATGGTGCCGCCGGCGCGGATGCGGCCGGTGGTCGCGTGCACCTCCGAGGGGACGGTCGAGCTGGCCGCCGCGCGCGGGCTGCCCATGCTGCTGGGGCTGCACATCGGGGACGACGACAAGGCCGCCCTGGTCAAGCGGTACGGCGGCGGGACGGGGGCCGGGCACGTGGCGGCGGGGCTGGCGTACGTGGCCGACTCGACGGAGGAGGCGGTACGCGAGCTGAAGGCGGCGATGCCCGCCTGGCTGGGGCCCGGGCTGGCCGGGTACGTGCCGGTGGACGATCGGCCGCGCAAGGTGCGGGACGCCGATGAGTACGTGGACCTGCTGACGAGGATCCACCCGGTGGGGTCCGCCGCGCACTGTGCCGAGACGTTGCTGCGTACGGCGGAGAACACCGGGATCGAGCACTTCGTCCTGCTCGTGGAGGGGCTGGGGGAGCACGAGCGGACGCTGGCGAACATCAGGAGGTTCGGCGCCGAGGTGCTGCCCCTGCTGCGCTGA
- a CDS encoding class I SAM-dependent methyltransferase, which produces MSKRHGSYGFDAPWAPPGLVLGAIVLAGLAAVSFALDILAAGLAFLFGALYTLASAASYLYTTRRGKFAVWAAELQRLRGDERLLDLGCGRGAVLLLAAGLLGKGRATGVDLGRTESVTRANAEAEGVSDRVELVTGDLRDLPFGDEAFDVVVSSQALHDLRAAEGREQAVREAYRVLRPGGLMLIADFRHTPAYEETLRRLGVVDVRRRDAGWRFWYGGPWFATWILEARKPAG; this is translated from the coding sequence GTGAGCAAGCGACACGGCAGCTACGGGTTCGACGCGCCCTGGGCGCCGCCCGGTCTGGTCCTCGGCGCGATCGTGCTGGCGGGCCTGGCGGCGGTCTCCTTCGCGCTCGACATCCTCGCCGCCGGTCTCGCGTTCCTGTTCGGCGCGCTCTACACGCTGGCCAGCGCGGCGAGCTACCTCTACACGACGCGGCGCGGCAAGTTCGCGGTCTGGGCGGCGGAGCTCCAGCGGCTGCGCGGCGACGAGCGGCTGCTCGACCTGGGCTGCGGCAGGGGAGCGGTGCTGCTGCTCGCGGCAGGGCTGCTGGGCAAGGGCCGGGCGACCGGCGTCGACCTGGGCCGCACCGAGTCGGTGACCAGGGCGAACGCCGAGGCGGAAGGGGTCTCGGACCGGGTGGAGCTGGTCACCGGTGACCTGCGGGACCTGCCGTTCGGCGACGAGGCGTTCGACGTGGTGGTGTCGAGCCAGGCCCTGCACGATCTCCGCGCCGCCGAGGGGCGCGAGCAGGCCGTGCGGGAGGCGTACCGGGTGCTGCGGCCGGGCGGGCTGATGCTGATCGCCGACTTCCGGCACACCCCCGCCTACGAGGAGACGCTGCGCCGGCTCGGCGTGGTGGACGTGCGGCGGCGGGACGCGGGCTGGCGGTTCTGGTACGGCGGCCCCTGGTTCGCCACCTGGATCCTGGAGGCCAGAAAGCCCGCCGGGTAG
- a CDS encoding ATP-binding protein, with amino-acid sequence MRVAFVGKGGSGKTTMSALFARHVAAQGAPVVAMDADINQHLALVLGLDRQPEPLGAHLTEIKDRLRGTNPRIPSADVMVKTTPPGSGSTLLRFEDLATDPYGLTTPDGLRLLATGPFSEDDLGVACYHSKVGAVELLLNHLIDGHGEYVVVDMTAGADSFASGLFTRFDLTFLVAEPTRQGVSVYRQYREYAARYDVALAVVGNKVHGQSDVDFLREHVGDDLLTWMEHSAAVRAMEQGRHFTLDDLEPANSDALALLRKTLDEQEKDWARFGRQTVEFHLRNARAWANERTGADLAEQVDPGFVYGP; translated from the coding sequence GTGAGAGTGGCGTTCGTCGGAAAGGGCGGCAGCGGCAAGACGACGATGTCGGCCCTGTTCGCCAGGCACGTGGCAGCCCAGGGCGCCCCCGTGGTGGCCATGGACGCCGACATCAACCAGCACCTGGCCCTGGTGCTCGGCCTGGACAGGCAGCCGGAGCCCCTCGGCGCCCACCTGACCGAGATCAAGGACCGCCTGCGCGGCACCAACCCCCGCATCCCGTCGGCCGACGTCATGGTCAAGACCACCCCGCCCGGCAGCGGCTCCACGCTCCTGCGCTTCGAGGACCTGGCCACCGACCCGTACGGCCTGACCACCCCCGACGGCCTCCGCCTGCTCGCCACGGGCCCGTTCAGCGAGGACGACCTGGGCGTCGCCTGCTACCACTCGAAGGTCGGCGCGGTGGAGCTGCTGCTCAACCACCTGATCGACGGCCACGGCGAGTACGTCGTGGTCGACATGACCGCCGGAGCCGACTCCTTCGCTTCCGGCCTGTTCACCCGCTTCGACCTGACGTTCCTGGTGGCCGAGCCCACCCGGCAGGGCGTCAGCGTCTACCGGCAGTACCGCGAGTACGCCGCCAGATACGACGTGGCCCTGGCGGTGGTCGGCAACAAGGTGCACGGCCAGTCCGACGTCGACTTCCTGCGCGAGCACGTGGGCGACGACCTGCTCACCTGGATGGAGCACTCGGCGGCCGTCCGCGCCATGGAGCAGGGCCGCCACTTCACGCTCGACGACCTGGAGCCGGCCAACTCCGACGCGCTGGCGCTGCTCCGCAAGACCCTCGACGAGCAGGAGAAGGACTGGGCCCGCTTCGGCCGCCAGACCGTGGAGTTCCACCTGCGCAACGCCCGCGCGTGGGCCAACGAGCGCACCGGCGCCGACCTCGCCGAGCAGGTCGACCCCGGCTTCGTGTACGGGCCCTGA
- a CDS encoding ribonuclease HII: MAPTYDIEQLLLSQPSIRTVAGVDEVGRGAWAGPVTVCAVVTDLSEPPAGLTDSKQVSEAKRGPLAAELATWAAGIGFGEATHQEVDTLGMTEALRRAARRALESLPVRPDAVILDGKHDYIGAPWPVRLEVKGDAASISVAAASVLAKVRRDAYMATIGCEEYGFAENAGYPSPVHQEALARLGPTPHHRLSWSYLDDLPQWRHLKHHRDPLACEGQETLFA; the protein is encoded by the coding sequence ATGGCGCCGACGTACGACATCGAGCAGCTCCTGCTCTCCCAGCCCAGCATCCGCACGGTCGCGGGTGTCGACGAGGTGGGCCGCGGCGCGTGGGCCGGGCCCGTCACGGTCTGCGCGGTCGTCACCGACCTGAGCGAGCCGCCGGCCGGGCTGACCGACTCCAAGCAGGTCTCCGAGGCCAAGCGGGGGCCGCTGGCCGCCGAGCTGGCCACGTGGGCGGCCGGCATCGGCTTCGGCGAGGCCACTCACCAGGAGGTCGACACGCTCGGCATGACCGAGGCGCTGCGCAGGGCCGCGCGCAGGGCGCTGGAGTCGCTCCCCGTCCGGCCCGACGCGGTGATCCTCGACGGCAAGCACGACTACATCGGCGCGCCGTGGCCGGTGCGGCTGGAGGTCAAGGGCGACGCGGCGAGCATCTCGGTGGCCGCCGCCTCCGTGCTGGCCAAGGTGCGGCGCGATGCGTACATGGCGACGATCGGCTGCGAGGAGTACGGCTTCGCGGAGAACGCCGGATACCCGTCGCCCGTGCATCAGGAGGCGCTCGCCCGGCTGGGGCCGACCCCACATCACCGGCTTTCATGGTCATACCTTGACGATCTGCCCCAATGGCGGCATCTCAAGCATCACCGTGATCCGCTGGCGTGCGAGGGGCAGGAAACTCTTTTCGCCTAG
- a CDS encoding SCO5389 family protein, giving the protein MSLTVPNDLLDQARAGEVDDAAFLACVRDSLPYAWSLISELVKQREHSGAEFADNEVPPPSEEARGQLLRCLASDSMRGALERHYGVRLAFQNCHRVAVFDPAATKALADFVTPRAQILNQKPELVDC; this is encoded by the coding sequence ATGTCGCTGACCGTTCCGAACGATCTGCTCGACCAGGCCAGAGCCGGTGAGGTGGACGACGCGGCGTTCCTCGCCTGCGTCCGCGACTCACTGCCCTACGCGTGGTCGCTGATCAGCGAGCTGGTCAAGCAGCGTGAGCACAGCGGGGCCGAGTTCGCCGACAACGAGGTGCCGCCGCCGTCCGAGGAGGCCCGCGGCCAGCTCCTGCGCTGCCTGGCGAGCGACTCCATGCGTGGCGCGCTGGAGCGCCACTACGGTGTGCGCCTGGCCTTCCAGAACTGCCACCGGGTGGCCGTCTTCGACCCGGCGGCGACGAAGGCGCTGGCCGACTTCGTCACCCCGCGCGCTCAGATCCTCAACCAGAAGCCGGAGCTCGTCGACTGCTGA